In one Liolophura sinensis isolate JHLJ2023 chromosome 11, CUHK_Ljap_v2, whole genome shotgun sequence genomic region, the following are encoded:
- the LOC135478006 gene encoding retinol dehydrogenase 16-like: MNWVLLLPFSFIVYFIVTWLLRKRTIGQITGRYVFITGCDTGFGRHLALQLDKVGFRVVAGCLTEKGQSELRKEASRRLVPVSLDVTNETSILEARNFVEGCLPSGKGLWAVVNNAGVAGKIGPAEWMTREDYVRTLDVNLLGVIEMSRVFLPLLRRERGRLVNMSSANGSVTVPFFVPYTISKYGVEIFSDSLRPEARKYGVSVHIIKPGMFDTNIRQVEPIVEGLKRSFEGLAPDVRAFYGRGFLAELLTKVKSSPKATTDTSPVVNAYVHAVTSRHPQYRYHVGLDAHTFWRLLGWLPDSLSTILYTWVLPSPQGALRV, translated from the exons ATGAACTGGGTACTGCTCCTTCCGTTTTCTTTCATCGTGTACTTTATTGTTACATGGTTATTAAGAAAAAGGACAATTGGCCAAATTACAGGCCGGTACGTTTTCATCACCGGATGTGACACAGGCTTCGGACGTCACCTCGCCCTCCAATTGGACAAAGTGGGTTTCCGAGTGGTAGCGGGCTGTCTCACGGAAAAAGGACAATCCGAACTTCGGAAAGAAGCCTCCCGCCGATTGGTTCCGGTTTCCTTGGACGTGACCAATGAAACAAGCATACTGGAAGCTCGCAATTTCGTTGAAGGATGTCTTCCTTCTGGCAAAG GTTTATGGGCGGTGGTGAACAACGCTGGTGTGGCGGGTAAGATAGGCCCAGCTGAGTGGATGACCAGAGAGGATTACGTCAGAACGCTGGACGTCAACCTGCTAGGAGTGATAGAGATGAGTCGCGTGTTCCTTCCGTTGTTACGGCGTGAGAGAGGCAGGCTAGTGAACATGTCAAGCGCTAACGGATCCGTCACTGTCCCCTTCTTCGTCCCGTACACCATCTCCAAATACGGCGTGGAGATCTTCTCGGACAGTTTAAG GCCTGAAGCTCGCAAGTACGGCGTTAGTGTTCATATCATCAAACCAGGAATGTTTGACACGAACATCCGCCAGGTGGAGCCTATTGTTGAGGGGTTAAAAAGGTCATTCGAGGGATTGGCACCTGACGTACGAGCTTTTTACGGACGTGGTTTTCTTGCTGAAT TGCTAACAAAAGTGAAGTCATCCCCTAAGGCCACGACGGACACATCACCAGTTGTAAACGCGTACGTTCACGCGGTTACGTCACGACATCCCCAGTACAGATACCATGTGGGTCTGGACGCTCATACTTTTTGGCGTCTACTTGGCTGGCTGCCAGACAGTTTGTCCACGATCTTGTACACCTGGGTATTGCCATCTCCACAGGGGGCCCTTCGTGTGTGA